A stretch of Candidatus Thermokryptus mobilis DNA encodes these proteins:
- a CDS encoding nitroreductase family protein, whose translation MEFFEVIKKRRSIRRFKPIDIPEEKIKFICEAINLAPSAGNLQAFEVFIVKDKGKLKQISKAAFDQDFIAEAPIAFVFCANPDRSAVRYGLRGRKLYCIQDATIACTYAHLSATALGLGSVWVGAFNEREVLKIIGASENLIPVAILPIGFPDEEPEPTPRRRIEDLFHGL comes from the coding sequence ATGGAATTTTTTGAAGTCATTAAAAAAAGACGTTCTATTAGAAGATTTAAACCAATTGATATACCTGAAGAAAAAATTAAATTTATCTGTGAGGCGATCAACCTTGCTCCGTCTGCTGGCAATTTACAAGCATTTGAAGTTTTTATAGTTAAAGATAAGGGAAAATTAAAGCAAATTTCAAAAGCAGCGTTTGATCAAGATTTCATAGCTGAAGCGCCAATAGCGTTTGTGTTTTGTGCCAATCCTGATAGATCCGCAGTTAGATATGGATTGCGTGGTAGAAAATTATATTGCATTCAGGACGCAACGATAGCCTGCACATACGCTCATCTTTCAGCTACTGCACTTGGGCTTGGGAGCGTTTGGGTTGGAGCGTTTAATGAAAGAGAGGTTTTAAAGATAATTGGAGCAAGTGAAAATTTAATCCCAGTTGCAATCTTGCCAATTGGATTTCCAGATGAGGAACCCGAACCAACCCCAAGGAGAAGAATTGAAGATTTATTTCATGGATTGTAA